In one window of Kosmotoga pacifica DNA:
- a CDS encoding deoxynucleoside kinase, which translates to MLTKLTGKYLAVEGVIGVGKTTLVRYLSRRYFLPTVLEVVEENPFLEKFYEDMDRWAFQTQLFFLLSRFNQQTELAKKLKEGAGAVSDYIFEKDHLFASLTLKDDQKMLYEKIFNLLREQVPKPELIIYLYASVDVLMSRITLRDRSFERSMDRNYIELLADAYENFFEKFNDVPVLKIDTTDLDFVKNEQDLKFIFEQIERRFQS; encoded by the coding sequence ATGCTGACGAAACTCACGGGTAAATATCTTGCAGTTGAAGGAGTTATTGGGGTTGGTAAAACTACTCTTGTTAGATACCTCTCCCGCAGATACTTTTTACCAACAGTTCTGGAGGTTGTCGAAGAGAATCCTTTCCTTGAAAAGTTCTACGAGGACATGGATAGATGGGCGTTTCAGACACAGCTATTCTTTTTGCTGAGCAGGTTCAACCAACAAACTGAACTCGCTAAAAAATTGAAAGAAGGAGCCGGAGCTGTTTCAGATTACATCTTTGAAAAAGACCATCTTTTCGCATCTTTGACCTTAAAAGATGATCAGAAGATGCTGTACGAAAAAATTTTCAATCTTCTCAGAGAACAGGTTCCCAAACCAGAGCTGATAATCTATCTCTATGCGTCAGTGGATGTTCTCATGTCGCGAATAACTTTGAGAGACAGATCTTTTGAACGCAGTATGGATCGCAATTACATTGAACTTCTTGCCGATGCTTATGAAAATTTCTTCGAAAAATTCAATGATGTACCGGTTCTGAAGATAGACACAACGGATCTTGATTTTGTAAAAAATGAGCAGGACCTAAAGTTTATTTTCGAGCAGATAGAAAGGAGATTTCAGTCATGA
- a CDS encoding molybdopterin-binding protein, whose protein sequence is MYTASILRVLESGYDESNYTIELCKRILAKFGFEVYTQESVEPVMSALKEAIFSTARDSELVIVLGGTGLLREDIATEAVLSIIDKRAQGLEISMVHNALKKNHEFSLYRCAAGTILNSVVLSVPGQKDAVEWYLEPVLNTIKTLLDKWRRTQYDADETHG, encoded by the coding sequence ATGTACACCGCTTCAATTTTGAGAGTTCTTGAATCTGGATATGATGAATCAAACTACACGATAGAATTATGTAAAAGAATACTCGCGAAATTTGGCTTTGAGGTTTACACTCAAGAGAGTGTGGAGCCTGTGATGAGCGCTTTGAAGGAAGCTATTTTCTCTACGGCCAGAGACAGCGAGCTCGTCATTGTTCTGGGAGGGACGGGGCTCCTCAGGGAAGATATTGCGACGGAAGCTGTGCTTTCGATTATCGACAAGCGAGCCCAGGGATTGGAAATCTCAATGGTACATAATGCCCTCAAAAAAAACCATGAATTTTCGTTATACCGTTGTGCGGCCGGGACAATTTTGAATTCTGTTGTATTATCCGTCCCTGGACAAAAAGATGCGGTGGAGTGGTATCTTGAACCCGTTTTGAACACCATTAAAACTTTATTGGATAAGTGGAGGAGAACTCAATATGATGCTGACGAAACTCACGGGTAA
- a CDS encoding HAD family hydrolase, with amino-acid sequence MFCYLFDLDGTLTRNSDEEFIRLYFRLIAKHTGNVELTNRIKSAVFIAIETISRNTDGRNNFDRFMENFAMKMGSGTPEYWTDFFMDFYNTTYDELRNFVAPRNEVIETLKKLKSQGHRIVLATNPVFPSIAIEKRIRWIGLNPSDFHYITTMENSYNLKPSAEYYKRILEEINCVPENSIMIGNDPILDGACGKVGIQFIDVSSIEKIIDDMKN; translated from the coding sequence ATGTTCTGTTATTTGTTCGATCTGGATGGTACCCTTACCAGAAATTCAGATGAAGAATTCATCAGACTCTATTTCAGATTGATTGCAAAACACACAGGTAACGTGGAACTAACCAACAGGATCAAGTCCGCGGTTTTCATAGCCATTGAAACAATAAGCCGGAATACCGATGGCAGAAACAATTTTGACAGGTTCATGGAAAACTTCGCCATGAAGATGGGAAGTGGTACTCCCGAATATTGGACGGATTTCTTCATGGATTTCTATAACACAACCTACGATGAACTCAGGAATTTCGTAGCCCCTAGAAACGAGGTTATCGAAACACTCAAGAAACTTAAGTCGCAGGGGCATAGAATAGTGCTGGCAACAAATCCCGTATTTCCCTCCATTGCAATAGAAAAGAGAATAAGATGGATTGGTCTTAACCCTTCTGATTTTCACTATATAACGACAATGGAAAACAGCTACAATTTGAAACCATCAGCTGAGTACTATAAAAGAATTCTGGAGGAAATCAATTGTGTTCCTGAGAACAGCATTATGATTGGTAATGATCCAATACTGGACGGGGCTTGTGGTAAAGTGGGCATTCAGTTTATCGACGTGTCATCGATTGAAAAAATTATCGATGATATGAAGAACTGA
- a CDS encoding DUF190 domain-containing protein, with protein MGYGCLKIYIGETDKLDGKPAYEEIIKMAYEEGLKGATVYRGIMGFGLKRHLKRSDFFTLSEDLPIIVEIVDDQILLESFAEKIKARELDGLITLLPVSSSYHR; from the coding sequence ATGGGATACGGATGTTTGAAAATTTACATTGGCGAAACAGACAAACTGGATGGGAAACCTGCCTATGAAGAAATCATAAAAATGGCCTACGAAGAGGGATTGAAAGGTGCCACCGTATACCGTGGAATAATGGGCTTCGGACTGAAGCGCCATTTGAAAAGATCGGATTTCTTCACACTGAGTGAAGACTTGCCTATTATTGTGGAAATCGTTGATGACCAAATTCTTCTGGAGAGTTTTGCTGAAAAGATAAAGGCGAGGGAGCTTGATGGGCTAATAACTCTTTTACCAGTCAGTTCTTCATATCATCGATAA
- the crcB gene encoding fluoride efflux transporter CrcB, producing the protein MTRYLAIGFGGFIGAIARYILSKLINERYGFLSLPLGTVIVNIAGSFVLSLFLAFAFKKTEVSRAFYLFFATGFLGAFTTFSTFSYEGLRLIQEQSYSAFSVYFLLNIFGGFTAAFFGLIIGRSL; encoded by the coding sequence ATGACGAGATATCTGGCTATCGGATTTGGAGGCTTCATCGGTGCCATCGCAAGATACATTTTAAGTAAGCTGATAAATGAGCGTTACGGATTTCTTTCACTTCCCCTGGGAACTGTGATTGTTAATATTGCAGGGAGTTTTGTGCTGTCGCTTTTTCTAGCATTTGCTTTTAAAAAAACCGAGGTGAGCAGAGCTTTTTATCTCTTCTTTGCCACAGGTTTTCTCGGAGCCTTTACAACATTCTCCACATTCTCTTATGAAGGACTCAGGCTGATACAGGAGCAATCTTATAGTGCTTTTAGTGTTTATTTCCTGTTGAATATCTTTGGCGGATTTACCGCCGCTTTTTTTGGGCTGATAATCGGCAGAAGTTTATGA
- the rpmB gene encoding 50S ribosomal protein L28 — MAKVCEVCGKSPSTGNTISHSNKKSKRWWKPNVQKVRVLVDGKVKRMRVCTSCLKAGKVQRAV; from the coding sequence ATGGCTAAGGTATGCGAAGTATGTGGAAAAAGTCCATCGACCGGAAACACCATCAGCCATTCCAACAAGAAGAGCAAACGCTGGTGGAAGCCAAACGTACAGAAAGTCCGGGTTCTTGTTGATGGTAAAGTCAAGAGAATGAGAGTATGCACCAGTTGTCTGAAAGCTGGTAAAGTTCAAAGAGCAGTCTAA
- a CDS encoding deoxynucleoside kinase: MIIGICGNIGAGKSSLTSLLETSLGFTPVYEAVDENPFLKDFYSDMKRWAFHSQLFFLIKRFDFLKRVDDVGKVIIQDRTIYEDVEIFAKNLHLMGYIDERDWKLYRDTFYTLSDHLKTPAGMVYIKCSVSTLIERIRMRGRGYESKIETEYLERLNSLYDSWFENYKESEKLIIDGDRYDFIANISDREHVLDIVESFVKKLSAGVQSSLFNGEL, translated from the coding sequence ATGATTATAGGTATCTGTGGAAATATTGGGGCAGGCAAATCTTCGCTGACCTCATTACTTGAAACGTCACTTGGGTTCACTCCCGTGTATGAAGCTGTTGATGAAAATCCCTTTTTGAAAGATTTTTATTCTGACATGAAACGGTGGGCTTTTCATTCTCAGCTCTTCTTCCTCATAAAACGCTTTGATTTTTTGAAAAGAGTTGACGATGTAGGGAAAGTTATTATTCAGGACAGAACAATTTATGAAGATGTGGAGATATTCGCAAAAAATCTTCACTTGATGGGATATATCGACGAGAGGGACTGGAAACTCTATCGTGACACTTTTTATACCCTTTCCGATCATCTCAAGACTCCAGCAGGAATGGTTTACATTAAATGTTCTGTTTCCACCCTTATTGAACGCATTAGAATGCGGGGGAGAGGTTACGAAAGTAAGATTGAAACAGAATATTTAGAGCGCTTAAACAGTCTTTATGACAGCTGGTTTGAAAACTACAAAGAGTCAGAAAAACTGATTATTGATGGAGATAGATACGATTTCATCGCCAACATCAGCGATAGGGAACATGTACTTGATATCGTAGAAAGCTTTGTTAAAAAATTATCTGCAGGAGTTCAATCCAGTTTATTCAATGGTGAACTATGA
- the pulA gene encoding type I pullulanase → MFRKFLVIFAFLFLTVNLLAFTAYSAGKVAEDFGGRTVLIVHYHRYDGNYDGWNLWIWPHKPQSLAGKSYQFTYSDEFGPYAIVTFDDRWEQLGFIVRLREWEKKDVNADRFIDIPESGVAEIWVLEGEMDFYTNPDKVDLSPRIKAAFLDSFSEIYVYLSTPFNTKKWSGRVRLSVGGKDLSIRSVSKADPTDISMTKYIKILLEEPLNSEDISKPILLNIEGYIEKTVICRKVLDDNRFYYSGELGAIYSPEQTEFRIWSPVSSRAELLLYNDYDAEEPSMVIPMNREDRGVWSVTVPGDLHLKAYKYRFFSYGKLRETVDMYSKAVTKNSEKSVVVNLSKTNFDGWISDTRPAMEAYEDAIIYEIHVADITGDPSTTIIHKGKYLGLTEKGATNTMGIKVGLDHLIELGVTHVHIMPIHDIFYLKEGEENQYGWGYDPFLYWVPEGHYSTDPSNPLARITEVKKMVKALHENGIRVILDVVYNHTAQTGPNSPFDQTVPYYFYRTDNTGSYTNGSGVGNEIATERPMMRKFIVDSLLYWVREYHVDGFRFDLLGLFDKETVKAIEKALHEEDPTILIYGEPWGGWGANITFGKGDQKGLRVAVFNDGIRDAIIGSVFNKKLKGFALGSRAKETRIKRGIVGSISYDNRIYDFTSDPEETINYVSSHDNLTLWDKNTEAIGSTNIELLKSAQKFSNAIILLSQGIPFLHGGVDFCRTKYGNDNSYNAGIEVNKFDWKRKAEFYDIFLYYKGLIELRKNHIAFRMRTSDDIRKNISFLNTPQKRMVAFRINGGAVGDEWKDIIVILNGNTTPVFFKLPDGEWKQVVDGETAGNNVIRIAKGIIRVAGTSACVLYK, encoded by the coding sequence ATGTTTCGAAAATTCTTAGTGATTTTTGCATTCTTATTCCTAACAGTCAACCTTCTGGCTTTCACCGCATATTCCGCTGGAAAAGTCGCGGAAGACTTCGGTGGAAGAACCGTTCTTATCGTCCATTATCACAGATACGATGGCAATTACGATGGGTGGAACCTCTGGATATGGCCGCACAAGCCCCAGAGTCTGGCTGGTAAAAGTTACCAGTTTACTTATTCGGATGAATTTGGCCCGTATGCTATCGTTACTTTTGATGATAGATGGGAGCAGTTAGGCTTTATCGTTCGGCTCAGAGAGTGGGAAAAGAAGGATGTAAACGCAGACAGATTCATCGATATACCGGAAAGTGGTGTAGCCGAGATTTGGGTGCTCGAAGGAGAAATGGATTTCTATACAAACCCCGATAAAGTTGACCTAAGCCCGAGAATTAAGGCTGCTTTTCTCGATAGTTTTTCAGAAATTTACGTATATCTCTCCACACCCTTCAACACCAAAAAATGGTCAGGAAGAGTACGATTGAGTGTTGGTGGGAAAGACTTAAGTATTCGAAGTGTGTCTAAAGCGGATCCTACTGATATCTCAATGACCAAGTATATAAAAATCCTCCTCGAGGAGCCCCTCAATTCCGAAGATATCTCAAAGCCAATTCTCTTGAATATCGAAGGTTATATTGAAAAGACTGTTATTTGCAGAAAAGTGCTTGATGATAATCGTTTTTACTATTCCGGAGAACTGGGGGCAATATATTCACCAGAACAAACAGAGTTCAGGATCTGGTCCCCCGTCTCGAGTAGAGCGGAACTTTTATTGTACAACGACTATGATGCCGAAGAACCTTCTATGGTAATTCCCATGAACAGGGAAGATAGAGGAGTGTGGAGCGTAACGGTACCTGGAGACCTTCACTTGAAAGCTTATAAATACCGGTTTTTCTCCTATGGGAAGCTGAGAGAAACTGTGGACATGTATTCGAAGGCCGTTACCAAGAATAGCGAAAAATCCGTAGTGGTGAACCTTTCAAAAACAAATTTCGATGGTTGGATATCTGATACGAGGCCAGCAATGGAGGCCTATGAAGACGCCATAATCTATGAAATTCATGTTGCTGATATAACTGGCGACCCTTCAACAACCATAATCCATAAAGGAAAATATTTGGGGCTCACGGAAAAAGGCGCGACTAATACGATGGGGATAAAAGTTGGCCTCGATCATTTAATAGAATTGGGTGTCACCCATGTGCATATAATGCCAATACACGACATTTTTTATCTCAAAGAGGGTGAAGAAAATCAATATGGCTGGGGATACGATCCTTTCCTTTATTGGGTTCCCGAAGGGCACTACAGTACAGACCCTTCGAATCCTCTGGCCAGAATAACTGAAGTCAAGAAAATGGTAAAAGCATTACATGAAAACGGCATAAGAGTCATCCTTGACGTCGTTTATAATCACACAGCTCAGACGGGACCAAATTCACCCTTTGATCAGACTGTTCCGTATTATTTCTACAGGACAGACAATACAGGTTCTTATACCAACGGCTCTGGCGTCGGTAACGAGATCGCCACCGAAAGACCAATGATGCGAAAGTTCATAGTGGATTCGCTTCTTTATTGGGTTCGTGAATACCATGTTGATGGCTTCCGTTTTGATCTTCTTGGACTCTTTGACAAAGAAACCGTGAAAGCTATTGAAAAAGCCCTTCATGAGGAAGATCCTACGATCCTCATCTATGGAGAACCCTGGGGAGGCTGGGGTGCAAATATTACCTTCGGGAAGGGCGATCAAAAAGGTTTACGTGTTGCCGTCTTCAATGATGGCATAAGAGATGCCATAATCGGTAGTGTTTTCAATAAGAAATTAAAGGGGTTTGCCCTTGGAAGTCGGGCCAAAGAAACGAGGATAAAACGTGGCATTGTTGGAAGTATCTCATACGACAACAGAATCTACGATTTTACGTCTGATCCTGAGGAAACTATCAACTACGTCAGCTCTCACGATAATCTTACCCTATGGGACAAAAACACTGAAGCAATAGGTAGTACAAATATTGAGCTCTTGAAGTCTGCTCAGAAATTTTCCAACGCGATAATATTGCTCTCTCAGGGTATACCTTTTTTACATGGCGGAGTGGATTTTTGCAGAACTAAATACGGCAACGATAACAGTTATAACGCGGGAATCGAAGTAAACAAATTCGACTGGAAACGCAAGGCTGAGTTCTACGATATCTTCCTGTACTACAAAGGGCTAATCGAATTGAGGAAAAATCATATCGCTTTCAGAATGCGTACTTCTGATGATATCAGAAAAAATATATCGTTCCTCAATACACCCCAAAAACGGATGGTGGCCTTTAGGATCAACGGAGGGGCCGTTGGTGACGAATGGAAGGATATCATAGTGATATTGAATGGGAATACAACGCCAGTATTTTTCAAGTTGCCTGACGGGGAATGGAAACAGGTCGTTGATGGCGAAACAGCCGGAAATAATGTAATAAGAATAGCGAAGGGAATAATCAGGGTTGCTGGTACAAGTGCTTGCGTGTTATATAAATGA
- a CDS encoding PQQ-binding-like beta-propeller repeat protein, translating into MRKGAILLVLFLLLVGTLLPIELKINTVSAKPMLTGPGGRVFLRCDAVGDGILSYQWEPEEGAIIRDYKNGTAVWRAPEEPGAYSIRVEVVSIAGTLEGEVVVKVMRPEDLPNHLPEVQLLYPDDGKKLSLEETNNGALLLWYANDEDGDYLFYDIYLSETLPFKSPWMVDHDRLDIKARDLKGHSKYYWKVIAKDGRGGQMESEIFSFETANHPPCIKLEDVVIDEEHPLKLNLLDYASDEDGDPLTFSLLPGSVGEIEGSTYTYTPSYDSSGTYRVAIEVKDGELSASDDFILTVRNVDRAPEVSLVSPAMDTEVSTEVTFKWNVIDPDIEDGSDPDDYVRSTVYYGTSKDELNSFMTELTEFKATLAPHTDYYWKVKVEDAYGLTDETDIVHFRTRNSLPFVPQITVNINEDEEKAIDLGALIHDPDEDALTFGLLEDYPELGLSLDGAELVLKPSYEAVTTQEGSKEFTVKMVVSDVQDSVEFFVRVVVTNVNRPPMVELQAPVDGDVVDAAEVTLRWTAKDLDNDPLHYDLFLRANEPPIDAYNEFTWLSETSATVQLQPHTRYFWRVEATDDATVASSQLWSFTTANHAPVALEASFTFPEPEEKDNHPKKYRINFRGYFTDPDGDKLTFNKVEGIGTLTEDGDFWVYVDNVSNEGADGTEENPLSAGEYEITLAVDDGFGGVTEVTYPITIIDTNVPPTVTTPQMSYVATDTEFVLKVLFSWTGADIDGDGIIYTLHLKDIDTGEETTVEGLKESGYVLDIKPHTNYECWVTGTDIRETGDSRSSDSGVLIFTSMNRLSVEPVEPVEVKEGEEAIISLPERDIDGDEISYSIEGVVVEGSKVSYKPGYDVVTHDNPEVTTRDIEFKGTAWDGHDRIEITIPFRVVDVNRAPIIKLVSPANDSETPTTVTLEWVATDPDGDNMKFTVYYGHLEANLTGIDTADSSYTVDNLELGSEYLWKVRAVDLWSDPKETETGFWNFAAVILNPKWFRAMDGLIYSSAAMVEGSPVFVAIGKKLYALDKESGQTLWNFKAKADFKASPVIDEYKNIYIGDESGNLYSINPNGELNWSLKLNGGIESTVVINGDRKLFVGTTKGKFYSLNDYGEILWEKSLGKIVSSAAVSESGTVYVGASYGKLYALSPEGEVLWTFEAGDWIESDITIAENGDIIFGSDDGYLYRVNNEGSLVWKFYTGSPVRSGVAITEDGTIYFGGYDNKFYALNNSGEVLWTFETAGPIHSTPALAVDETIIFGSLDGTLYALRNDGTLIWKAKFDNWVWASPLIAEDGTVYVGSHDRRFCAFETKNGGLAQAFWPKFRLNNRNNASLMKPAVPKFVEELFRKAGALYFGSIEDIRVDTTAIAGAKVFTNPENPEMKATLWEVPAEELAKQLHESVDIDLQGVDLLFAVDGNGLFFGTVGEKQLDLLAVPANSNAYDFDGKLLPADVIGELIDAVTRTDVRTTLFGALAFQEYVNLFKEGAIIEGPRNYAELFKQPFRIDNISGEEIILVRTWLINIDAEDERLETEMVPLYSEWNRLWKPEITTPVFGRLVSLEVSDVLNSSLYIRAFADNLNAPYIKIDGKQEGADAIYNKIVSLKDEIPESIELGSVYNLVITKHVVSGSFLGGSVISTSTELPSNIADEKYQPQTFVIMKGISVIK; encoded by the coding sequence ATGCGAAAAGGCGCAATATTGCTGGTTTTGTTCTTACTTCTGGTTGGCACTCTGTTACCAATTGAACTGAAAATCAACACGGTTTCTGCCAAACCGATGTTAACCGGACCTGGTGGACGGGTTTTCTTACGTTGTGATGCCGTTGGTGACGGCATACTCTCTTATCAATGGGAACCAGAAGAGGGAGCAATTATAAGGGACTATAAAAATGGTACCGCGGTCTGGAGAGCCCCCGAAGAGCCGGGTGCTTATTCGATAAGGGTCGAGGTCGTCTCCATTGCGGGAACATTGGAAGGCGAAGTAGTGGTAAAAGTAATGAGACCAGAAGATTTACCCAACCATCTTCCCGAAGTACAGTTGCTTTATCCCGATGATGGAAAGAAACTCTCACTGGAAGAAACGAATAATGGTGCTTTACTTCTCTGGTACGCTAATGATGAGGATGGTGACTATCTCTTTTACGATATTTATTTGAGTGAAACTTTACCCTTTAAGTCACCATGGATGGTCGATCATGACAGATTGGACATAAAAGCAAGAGATCTGAAAGGACACAGTAAATACTACTGGAAAGTAATCGCGAAAGATGGACGGGGTGGCCAGATGGAAAGTGAAATTTTTAGCTTTGAAACAGCCAACCATCCCCCCTGTATTAAGCTTGAAGATGTTGTGATCGATGAAGAACACCCGCTCAAATTGAATTTACTTGATTACGCTAGTGATGAAGATGGCGATCCGCTTACATTCAGTTTGTTGCCTGGATCGGTAGGTGAGATAGAAGGCTCAACCTACACCTATACACCATCGTACGACTCTTCTGGAACATACAGGGTAGCGATTGAAGTAAAAGATGGTGAACTCTCGGCATCCGATGACTTTATTCTTACAGTCAGGAATGTTGACAGAGCGCCGGAGGTCTCACTGGTTTCTCCTGCAATGGACACGGAGGTCTCGACAGAGGTCACCTTCAAATGGAATGTAATCGATCCGGACATAGAGGACGGATCTGATCCAGATGATTATGTTAGATCTACGGTATACTACGGTACTTCAAAGGATGAACTCAATTCTTTTATGACCGAACTAACAGAGTTTAAGGCAACATTAGCTCCTCACACAGATTACTACTGGAAAGTAAAAGTCGAAGATGCTTACGGTCTCACTGATGAGACAGATATTGTTCATTTTAGGACCAGAAACAGCCTTCCGTTCGTGCCCCAAATCACCGTGAATATAAATGAAGATGAGGAAAAAGCGATAGACTTGGGAGCTCTTATTCACGATCCCGATGAGGACGCTCTTACGTTCGGGTTGTTAGAAGATTACCCCGAACTCGGGCTCTCACTTGATGGTGCTGAGTTGGTTTTAAAACCTAGTTATGAGGCTGTTACAACACAAGAAGGCAGCAAAGAGTTTACGGTGAAAATGGTTGTTTCAGACGTGCAAGATAGCGTTGAGTTCTTCGTGCGTGTAGTTGTGACCAACGTGAACCGACCACCTATGGTAGAACTGCAAGCCCCGGTTGATGGTGATGTGGTTGATGCCGCTGAGGTCACTTTGAGGTGGACAGCCAAGGACCTCGACAACGACCCACTTCATTATGATCTGTTCCTTAGAGCTAATGAACCACCAATTGATGCTTATAATGAATTTACGTGGCTTAGTGAGACTTCCGCGACAGTTCAGTTACAGCCTCACACCAGATACTTCTGGAGAGTCGAAGCCACTGATGATGCCACCGTGGCATCGAGTCAACTGTGGAGTTTTACGACAGCGAACCACGCTCCTGTAGCCCTTGAGGCTAGCTTCACTTTCCCGGAACCCGAAGAAAAAGACAATCACCCCAAAAAGTACAGAATAAACTTCAGAGGCTATTTCACTGACCCCGATGGAGATAAATTGACCTTCAATAAAGTTGAAGGCATCGGTACACTCACTGAAGATGGTGATTTCTGGGTATATGTTGACAACGTCTCCAATGAAGGTGCTGACGGAACAGAAGAAAATCCTCTATCTGCAGGAGAGTACGAAATAACTCTGGCTGTTGATGATGGTTTTGGGGGAGTTACTGAAGTTACATATCCGATAACTATCATCGACACAAACGTACCTCCGACAGTAACAACGCCACAAATGTCCTATGTGGCTACTGATACTGAATTCGTGTTGAAAGTCCTTTTCTCCTGGACAGGTGCAGATATAGACGGAGATGGGATCATTTATACACTCCACCTTAAAGATATTGACACAGGAGAGGAGACCACGGTTGAAGGGCTTAAGGAAAGCGGATATGTCCTTGACATTAAGCCCCACACGAATTATGAGTGCTGGGTAACCGGTACTGATATACGCGAGACTGGTGACTCGAGGTCCAGTGACAGTGGTGTACTCATCTTCACAAGTATGAATAGGCTCTCCGTTGAACCCGTTGAACCTGTGGAAGTTAAGGAAGGTGAAGAAGCAATAATTTCTCTCCCGGAACGTGACATCGACGGAGATGAAATAAGTTATTCTATTGAAGGTGTAGTAGTTGAAGGAAGTAAGGTAAGCTACAAACCCGGATACGATGTTGTTACCCACGATAATCCAGAAGTTACTACAAGGGACATCGAGTTCAAAGGAACTGCCTGGGACGGGCATGACAGAATAGAGATAACGATTCCCTTCAGAGTCGTCGACGTGAACCGTGCTCCAATAATCAAATTAGTTTCGCCTGCAAACGACTCTGAAACTCCTACAACTGTTACGCTGGAATGGGTTGCAACAGATCCAGATGGAGACAACATGAAATTTACTGTTTATTACGGGCATTTAGAAGCTAATCTTACAGGAATTGATACGGCTGATAGCAGTTACACTGTAGATAATCTCGAATTGGGTAGCGAATACCTCTGGAAAGTGAGGGCCGTCGATCTATGGTCTGATCCCAAGGAGACTGAGACTGGATTCTGGAATTTTGCAGCTGTTATTCTCAACCCCAAGTGGTTCAGAGCCATGGATGGCCTCATCTACTCCAGTGCCGCAATGGTTGAAGGCTCTCCAGTCTTCGTTGCCATTGGCAAAAAGCTTTACGCACTCGATAAAGAAAGCGGCCAAACGCTGTGGAACTTCAAGGCTAAAGCTGACTTCAAAGCTTCACCAGTAATCGATGAGTATAAAAACATCTATATTGGTGATGAAAGTGGTAACCTGTACTCTATTAATCCTAATGGAGAACTGAACTGGTCCCTAAAACTGAATGGAGGGATAGAGTCAACCGTTGTTATTAATGGAGACAGAAAGCTCTTCGTAGGAACAACCAAGGGTAAGTTCTATTCTCTCAATGATTACGGTGAGATACTCTGGGAAAAATCACTGGGTAAAATAGTGTCCAGTGCAGCTGTATCTGAATCAGGAACGGTTTATGTGGGAGCGTCTTATGGAAAGCTTTACGCTTTAAGTCCTGAAGGAGAAGTTCTTTGGACATTTGAAGCAGGAGACTGGATAGAATCGGATATCACCATTGCAGAGAACGGAGACATAATATTCGGCTCGGATGATGGTTATCTGTACCGTGTCAACAATGAAGGTTCTCTTGTCTGGAAGTTCTACACAGGGAGCCCTGTCAGAAGTGGAGTGGCAATCACTGAAGATGGCACAATTTATTTTGGTGGATACGACAACAAATTCTATGCGTTGAACAATAGCGGTGAGGTACTCTGGACCTTCGAAACTGCAGGCCCGATTCATTCAACCCCAGCTCTGGCAGTGGATGAAACAATTATCTTTGGTTCTCTCGACGGAACACTTTATGCACTAAGGAATGATGGAACGCTTATCTGGAAGGCAAAATTCGACAACTGGGTATGGGCCAGTCCATTGATAGCAGAAGATGGCACTGTGTATGTCGGTTCCCACGATAGGCGCTTCTGTGCTTTCGAAACGAAGAATGGTGGACTTGCCCAAGCGTTCTGGCCAAAGTTCAGATTGAATAACCGGAACAACGCTAGCCTTATGAAGCCTGCTGTACCCAAATTTGTGGAGGAACTATTCAGGAAAGCTGGAGCATTGTATTTTGGTTCTATCGAGGATATAAGAGTCGATACTACAGCGATTGCAGGTGCTAAGGTGTTTACAAATCCCGAGAATCCTGAGATGAAAGCCACATTGTGGGAAGTGCCAGCCGAGGAACTTGCGAAGCAACTACACGAATCTGTCGATATAGATCTGCAGGGAGTTGATCTGTTGTTTGCAGTCGATGGTAACGGATTGTTCTTTGGAACTGTTGGCGAAAAACAGTTGGATCTCCTTGCCGTTCCAGCAAATTCCAATGCTTATGACTTCGATGGTAAACTCTTACCAGCAGATGTAATTGGTGAGCTAATTGATGCCGTTACAAGAACCGATGTAAGAACCACACTATTCGGTGCCCTTGCTTTCCAGGAATATGTAAACTTGTTCAAAGAAGGAGCGATCATTGAAGGTCCTAGAAATTACGCAGAACTATTCAAGCAGCCCTTCAGAATAGATAATATTTCGGGTGAGGAGATCATACTCGTAAGGACCTGGCTGATAAATATTGATGCCGAAGATGAGCGTCTTGAAACAGAGATGGTACCGCTCTACTCTGAATGGAACAGGCTGTGGAAACCAGAGATTACAACCCCGGTCTTTGGAAGGCTTGTGAGCTTAGAAGTTTCTGATGTGTTGAATTCATCACTCTATATCAGGGCTTTCGCCGATAATCTCAATGCTCCGTACATAAAGATTGACGGAAAACAAGAAGGTGCAGACGCCATTTACAACAAGATTGTTTCTCTGAAAGACGAAATACCTGAGAGTATTGAACTTGGCTCGGTATACAATCTCGTAATTACGAAGCACGTTGTTTCAGGAAGTTTCCTTGGTGGCTCTGTGATTTCCACCTCCACTGAGCTTCCTTCAAACATTGCCGACGAGAAGTATCAACCCCAGACTTTCGTTATCATGAAAGGCATTTCAGTAATAAAGTAA